In Scytonema millei VB511283, a single window of DNA contains:
- the queF gene encoding preQ(1) synthase, which produces MSVEEIKYGERQIAEGKLITFPNPRIGRRYEIHITLPEFTCKCPFSGYPDFATIHITYVPDQRVVELKAIKLYINSYRDRYISHEESVNQILDDFVAACDPLEAHIKGDFAPRGNVHTVVEVHHHQTPEAF; this is translated from the coding sequence ATGTCAGTAGAGGAAATTAAGTACGGCGAACGCCAGATTGCCGAGGGAAAGTTAATTACATTTCCCAACCCACGGATCGGACGACGGTATGAGATTCACATTACTCTACCGGAATTTACCTGTAAGTGTCCTTTTTCTGGCTATCCTGATTTTGCCACGATTCACATTACCTACGTTCCCGACCAACGGGTAGTAGAACTAAAAGCGATTAAACTTTATATTAATAGCTATCGCGATCGCTACATTTCTCACGAAGAGAGCGTCAATCAGATTCTCGACGACTTTGTAGCAGCTTGCGATCCTTTAGAAGCGCATATTAAAGGTGACTTTGCTCCCCGTGGCAACGTACATACAGTTGTTGAGGTACACCACCACCAAACTCCAGAAGCGTTTTGA